The genomic segment CGAAGGTGAGACGGCTGTAATGGGCGTGGTCATTAAGGGGGATTCCTTGTGTTGTACCGTCTCCTCATGTACTTTACTTGCCCAAACCCTACAACGTGCTGCTAGCTAAGACTCTGATGTGATATCTGACAGATCAACGTCAAACCCTACAAAGTGCTGCTAGCTAAGACTCTGACGTGATATCTGACAGATCAACRTCAAACCCTACAACGTGCTGCTAGCTAAGACTCTGACGTGAAATCTGACAGATCAACGTCAGAGCTAAGTTGTATACTTATGGTTTCACGATGTTGACGTGAGCTAATAACCGTCCTGGTGATAAATCTGTGGTGTGTGATTTATTCTTCCTAGATCCCAAGAGACAAGCGACTGCTGGCCAGCTCTAAAGCACCAGAGACATCAGCCCCTGACTCCCAGGGGAACCTGGAGAATCGTGTTCAAGGGCTAAAATCTGAACCTGTCAACCTGTCTCTTAACATCCAGCAGCTGGACTGTACAGACAGGCAAGGGTATGGAGGGGCACCTGGGGAGGcagtgggagctgtggtgaagacTGAGGACCAGACGTCTTGCTACATGGCTCTTGGGGGTCCGGGGGGGCCTGGGGGGTcgtacaggggagagggggagcggcAGCAGGTCCGGGTGGTTTATGAGCAGATCAATCCCAATTCCGTGGTCAGCCCTGTCAGCCATGTTGGGAGACACAGAGGCTACACGAAGGAGGAACAGAGTCAGAAGAGTTCTCCAGACAGCACCAACGATGCCTCGTACCCYGAG from the Salvelinus sp. IW2-2015 unplaced genomic scaffold, ASM291031v2 Un_scaffold12524, whole genome shotgun sequence genome contains:
- the LOC112080179 gene encoding grainyhead-like protein 2 homolog: MYDYYKVRGQGSGVRLLYDYYKVRGQGLGVRLLYDYYKIPRDKRLLASSKAPETSAPDSQGNLENRVQGLKSEPVNLSLNIQQLDCTDRQGYGGAPGEAVGAVVKTEDQTSCYMALGGPGGPGGSYRGEGERQQVRVVYEQINPNSVVSPVSHVGRHRGYTKEEQSQKSSPDSTNDASYPEEQE